The sequence AAAAGAAACGCATATTACCTAGACTTTAGAACCAAATAAACCCAAAAGCCTAAGCTATGAGCATGGTGCAGCTACGATTAACAAGATCAAACAGCAGTATGAACCTTAGACTTCTTCAGCCTTGATTTGTTATCAGCACACCATGCTAGGGCGGGTGCAACATCCTTATTTTGCAAAGCATCAATAACCTTTTTTGCTTCTTGGAATACATCAATATCAACAAGATCCTGATGCACCAGCACAAATGATATTATTGTTAGAAGCAATATGAAACAAAATGCGCATTTCAAACTATAACacagaaaaaccaaaaggagCAAAATATTGCCAGCATCCACATACAATACAACCACCACATTCCTTACCTGCAAGTTGCTGCTTTTGGCAAGTTTCACTGCAGTGTCATAGTATGACATCCTCAACATGTAATCAACAAGAATCCGCTTCATGCGAGTGTTATTCCATTCTGACATATTTTCTGCATCAGCAGATTCTAAGTGATCGAGACGCACCCTACACTTCTGCGCTTGCAAATGCTCTGCCCGACTTCCTTCCTCCAACTTACATATTTTCACAAAATACAAATCAAGATCGTCATAAAGAGGGATATAAATCTCCAATTACGCAATAGTTAATACTTAACAACAAACGAAACTTAGTAATCAGAACAAAATTAACCATGAAGCATGCTATATATCATAACTACACATAGTAACCACATTACACTGAGCACTGCAAATAAAAAATCGAACGAATAGAAACCctgcaaagaaaaagaaattaagcatCACAAGATGAATCGAAAATCAAATCAAGAAGTTAGGTCAGCAGATACCTTTCTCTTGAGCCCTTGCAAGCGGCAGACAAGGGAGTTAAGGTGGTTGACGGCGTCGTCGGGGGACAGGTCGGCGGCGGCGGCTTCGGTGACGCCGGAGATGACGGCGGACATCTCCTTCTCGACGGCGCGGTGGTTGGCACGGAGGGTTTTCTTGTAGTGCTCGAAAGGGACCCTGAGGAACTGGTGCTCCAGCTTCAGAGACTCCGTCAGTTGAGGAAGGTTCGACGACTGAGGCGGCGCGGGGTTGGCGGTGGCGGTGGCGGTGGCGGAGATCGGGGTTCCGGCGGTGTTGTTGCCGTTGGGAAGGGAATCCATTTCCATTGGGAACAACGGAGAAAATGGAATCTCAGATTGCTAAATGGATTGGATAGACGATGCTtctaccaaacaaaaaaatactttatatttagcttaattttacttttgtttaatttctttaaattttcatataggtTACCTATAGGATTCAAAAGTTTTTAACAATATCTTAAATACTTctatagtttttaaataaatttttagcctaatcatttatgtcaaattcgaatcttaatatataattgttttttgatAGAGAATTTTACTAGATATATTAATCTTacttagtttataaaaaattattagttcgagtagtaataaattaattttttaagtaatattttgGGTTCACCAATTTGGTGAGAAGGGAAAAATCTTactaaaaatagttaatataattaattagattttttgaTATTCCATATTTAAAAATCTTactaaaaatagttaatataattaattagattttttgatattccatattaataatatgattataaaaaaaatcctatgaagtttaaataaaattacttttttaaaagaaatacatgtatttttatgataatatgatttttaataagaaatacATGTGACATGACTTGAAGAAAAGAGtattatttaacattatttacGTTCAATCaatgaatatatattattatttataaactaaTTTCTCTTCCAGATTATGTTGATTTGATCgtcaaaaattatattagtatataaacttttaaaaaataggagCATTAAATAACTCTTAGAACTGTAAAAGTTCAACTAATTAAAATCTTTTCTACTAGATAAACTTATTTTAGagttcaataaaattaaatttatttgtattaatGAAATTAGATCtagctaaaaaaataaatgaaataaagaatttagttaaattatttaatcaattgaactaaattctttatttggttaatttttttaacacgaTATGTGtaaattattatcaattttctaATGAATGTTTTATTTAACACAACTTAATTTAGTTTACTAGAATCTACAATGATAAAAGCATCAACAAACACATGGGAAATGTTATGGGTGTTTagaattgaataaaattgagtgtaaaattaaaaatcggtaaaaaaagagtcaaaaatcacaaaaaaaccAAAGGTGTTTGGTTTAGTTTGGTTTATTTATTCCCAAATTGTGCAATTCAATTTGTGGTTTGGCACGCGGTACTTGATTATGCTGTATTTTATATAGGATACAACTCTTGCCAATTGATGCTTTTGTGTTATGTTGTTCTTGAAAATCTATTATTGTGTTGTAGatctattttaagtttttgtagTTTTAGACAATTGTTAtaatttgtgttttgttgttAGATGCCTActtttataagtttttatgGTTGAAGGTAAATATAATGAATATTTCGtaatatttttaggtttgagttgaatgatttattatttaacttgaaaataattatttctttgcTTTAAGTTTAATGGTGAAAACTTTTATAGTTCATTAGTCTATTTATAGttattaataagttttattcataataaacttttaaagtattttttaaatattcactaacaaaattttaaaataaaaaaattaaacctaaccaaataaaaaaaattagtttaatttagttcagatttgataaataatctaaattgaatcaaaccacatctcataatttttttgtttagttcaGACTAATTTTACGCCAAAAATTTACGGTAAACACCCCTACTAATATTTTATGTAGAGTACGATtccttcttataaaaaaatatatgtataaaaattaatatatatatatatatatatatatatatatatatatatatatatatatatataaagttaaaaacacaaacttagaaaaaaaacttatgaacaaaataaaaaaacgaaAACTTACGTGGATTAAATTAATATTCGAGCCGATTGAAATTTTCCCTCAATAATCTATACAATttgacaataataaaaaaatgaaaacatctattttcaattaaaaaaacagtaatataagtactaaaaaattgTACTTAAACTTCGTCCTTTTTAAAACTccaaaaaaaagtgtaatatttttttttcctcattcACAAAATAAACTAATCGATACAGAATTTAAAGTTGTTATAAAGATCCTCgcatgttaaaatttaaaataacaagatTGTCTATCACGACACGGACACAGGATTTAAAGTTGGACTAGTCATATTTGTGAGATAATCCACTCCCAACGTAAACAAATGGTCATTCCCTGAGTTACAGTTTTATGCAGCATGTGTTGCCCAGTTCTGCTGTTAAGATATAGTACGTCATACAATTGTAGTTCAACTTCAAGAATCATAAGTAACTTGCTACTCAACGAGtataataagattttaaatCAGAATATTAGATATTCCGTTACAAAGGTCAGCCTCTCTCACTACGACAAACAATCCCCATCACAACAGTGTTGTAAACTACATTTAGTATTTACATTTGATCACGACACAAACCAGAGCAACGAATTTAGCGAGATTTTCCAGTACAAAACTGTTCATTAGCTCATGTTTCAAGCCATGTCAAGGATCCCATTATCAAATACTTGCTTGGAAGTTCTCCAGCAGATGGAGCAAGATATGTTATCTTCTTTCTGTAATTTACAAATCAAGTTAGAAATGCAAACGTTCCTCACAAacagtaaaataaaatgattaatgaAATCTAACGATACAAACCTCTGAATGTCAACGTCTGTTACATAAATAAACCCAGCAACATTGCTGCACCAGAAAAGACACGACATGGTAAGAGCCAAGAGGTATACTTGTATGAAACCAGGAATGGAAAAGGGGGACATAATATTCTGAGTCTTAAAAGTAATTTCCTATTTTAAAACTAGGATAATGAACATCAAAATGAAGCCCACAAAAAGAAGTTAGAGAATGGAGGTCTTATATGCAAAAATTTGAGTATTCATAAAAGAACACACATGCTTTCTTCACTTTACAACAACCAAAAATACATGGATCAAACTCACCGGGCTcgataaaaaattcttaaaattagaattataaAACTTGATCATAAAAAGAATTATAGTTACCTGGAAATGATCTCATCAGGTTCCTTGGCAAATGAAACAGCAAGGACTAAATGGAGCAAATCACGATTTATATTTACAGGTACAACTCTTGTTGGATCTGCAGCAGGTTCTGCTCCAATGGGCAAGGCTGAGCGTGGGGCCTGTGGCCCACCACCAACTCGATAAACAAACAAATCACTAAAATTTGCAATATTAGAATGTGGAGAAAGATCATTTGAAAGGCCATAGAAGTATTCCTGAGTCAAAATCAGATGGCAGCAAGTTCCATTAGGCCATAAATAGTTGAACGGGAAATTTTGAGTGTTAAGAGTGTCAGGGGGGGgaggagagaaaagaaaaccCTCAACATACTACACCCCCAAGGCTAATAAACAAATTGTCCATATCGTAAAAGTGATCTACTGTCAATGTAGTTTTTAGATTGCACAAAAATATGCTTTTAAACAGCAATTAAGGCCACATAAATATTAAGTCCACAAATttcaagataaaaagaaaagaagtgccAACAGTTTTATGTTGACAGTTAAACCATTCACTCAAATTCACATctgttttttcatttatatttttcaaatcttCCAGAATAGACAATCCATTACTTATAGTCATTCTGATCCACCAGTTTTTGTTACTCAACACGAATCATTTTTTATCCTATCTATTTATCAGCACttcgataataaaaaaaaaaccatcccTCTATCATTAACTGTTGGGCTATAATTTGCAATGCAGATGAATCGAGGCCTAAGACAAATAATATACTcctatattaacaaataaattcagCAGAACAAGTGCCAACAGACAACAGATTCTCATAGTTTAAATTGAAATCctctaaaatgaaaaaacagaGGGAAAATATCAAGATATGGTAAACACGTGTAGAAGATATTCAAAAATGGACAAGTAGGTTTACCCTTATCCTATAACTTCTGGCCTTCTGACGGACTTTTGCATTCCTAGATACAACTCCACCTGACCTCTGAAGTTTAACTACGTCTACTTTGGGCTCACTCTTGAGCACATCTTTGAGCATGCTGCACAGTTTTTCCTACAAGGAATTCAAAGCAAAGCCTGAGTCACTGAGCTTCTACAGAAGGCAAGAATTAACAACTATGCATAAGGAAAGTAtgatattcaaaaaaatatgataGTGAGGATCATTGGAACTggctttcaagtttcaatgcATAACTAATGTGGAAGATGCAATGATGCACATGTTAAATAtagtatatagtatatataCAAGGCATATACCTGACCCAAAACCAAGACAACATTGGCCTTGAATGTACGAATTGCATGCAAGAGCAACTGCAACAGAATACACAtgcacagaaaaaaaaaggagtgagAGGATAGAACACTATAATCaatactaatcataattagcaGTGAGTTAAATGTCTGAATAGTGATCAATTTAACAATAAGCTAAAGTTCAAAGACCAATTACATCATAGCCTACACCCTCTATCCATCCCATAGTATTTATCACCATGCCTGAAGCTCTAGATTCAGCATTTCCAGTAAATTGCCTCTCAATCATCCCTGCAAGCTCCTTAACAAGCACTTTATACAATTCTACATTGTTACTGCAAAAACAAATACGTTTGGTGATTGGATTTTCATTTCCTTCATTTGCTACCAATGATTTCAAAAGTTCAAACcaatgaaaatttatataatgttGCCAACTTAAAATAGAAGTTACATCACTAATCACCTAGGAGTCGCGTGCCCATAATAGTAAACAAGAGGCATTTCAAGTGGAATGCCTTCCACAGGATCAATGGGCATTTCAATTGGAGTGGCAGCAATGCATCCAGGAATTGTTATAGACCCTTGGCCAATATCCAGATCAACAAAGGTAGGCTTCCAACCTTGTTTAGCTGCCCAACTAAGAAGCATCCTCGACAAGGTACTCTTTCCAGAATCAGTAGGTCCTACAACAATGACCCTAGGGCCCTGACCAACCAAATTCACAAAATTCACATACCACAAGCTTTAGAGCTTACAAATGAAAGAAAGTAACAACATGACAATCTATGATAAAATCACAAGCTTTCAAGTCTCTCAGCACAATTTACGTAAAAGCATTATTTTCCACAGTTCATgttaacattaaaaattataagccATATACAGAAGTAACAACAACACTTTTCACGCCAACTTATATGTCACAAGGTTTTAAAAATATGTCTGCAACTGCGATTTCAGCTGCAACAAATGAGCTGGAATTTTCTGCAATTTCCCGCAATATAAAGGAAAGTGACATAACCGTGgccgcaatttaaaaccttgatgtCAACCATCCAGTCAACTAATCAAGATACACACCAAAAATACCTGAGAAGAACCAGAATCATCTGGTGATGAGGCTTTAGCACGACTTCTTCTTCCATCTAGCACAGCATGGACATTTACATAACTAACCATTGGAGTCTGCATCAAAAAGTTGCAATCTCCTCATCAGTGATATCccaagtttttctttttgtcttacCAATAAGTTTGACAGAAAGAATGCACGCAATAGGGCGGTTACGTTGGCTTACCTCATCTGCAGTATAATCAGTTTCAGTAGCACCATCCATTTCAATGGTTGCACCATACCAAGTAAACacctgaaagaagaaaaaaaaacatttttcttataaaaagaagaaaatagacaTGTAAATGTAACAGCAATGCGGATATAAAAGAGATTACAGCAAACTTGAGCCTGGGAGGAAAATTGAGCCAGATTTCGGGTGGAAGCTCGGTGCCAAAAATCTCAGCAGTGCCGTTAAGGAGTCGAAGGCGAAGAGGTGCGTCGTTACCAACTTCTATTCTCAGTTCGCTTTCTCTCTCCAATTTGACTTGCTTTATTGTCGATGCCGAACCCGAACCACCTACGGGACCTGCACCACCGTACGccatttttttttcccttcttctTTCCCTAAAACTCCAATTTCGCTTCTTTTTGCTTCGAATCAAACTTGGACGAATCGATTCTGAAAATTCAACTTGCTGCGTTGGCCGTTAGGGTTTGCGAATGGGAGTAAGCAAGTGAAGGAAAGGGGAAGAAAGTTGAGAAGCAGAGTATGAATTGAATATTCAACCGGATTTGGAGAAGACGAAACGAAAGGGTTTttcgttttttcttttttttttattgtgtaattaaattaaatgaaaaactcaaatttaaattattatcatatCTTATTATCTTATTATAAAAGCAAAAGGATAaggcattttcataaattaagaTTTAAGACGCATGTggacatatattttttgtttatttaaaattagtagttttagattttatattatatcatatataataaatatttaattttatataactgGTATTCTAgtatctttttaatatataaatgatattgtaataaataataatattaaataaatattttaataaatagcaatgataaataaatatttttggatatacaatcattatattttaaattcaaagtaaataatttaaattaatagatgaaattatttttagctgttgatattttgaaaaaaaaaatcaatttagggaTGGAAggtaaaatacaataaatttaaaattgaaaataatattcattTAGAAAATAAGTGGTTCAAGGGAAAGGAGGGAAAAGAAAActtgttaagagaataaaagaTGAGGAAAAATAACAAGGTTCTTGCATGTTTTATAACAAAggaaaatagattttaaaagttaatttacttttatttttttataattttgaattttaaaatataaattgctTGGTCAGTGAGAACTAGAGAGAAGAgtgaatgaaaataattttgtatattcgtagtaggaaaaatataaaagttgaaTGTGAACAGATACTAAAATGCATACAAtcatattataagaaaaaataacttgaaaaaAAGTGATTTCTATTAGAAAGTCATATCAAAATGTCATTTAAAATGGtaaggaaaaatataattttttaaaattaaaaaataatctttaaattTCCATACTTATTGATCCAATCCatctaaaatttctttttttatttgattacaattattcaattaaatattttttaaaataataataacaataataacgaGTTATTagtaataatcattttaaatattctttttgtttgattattaCAAAAGCCTAACATTTTAAGCAACAATCATTTTAAATCGTCTCCAGTTTggttatttatttcaataaccttgtcatttttatttgtttgtttttcttgctgtgtgttttttattttatgaaaagaaacgagggtattgctggtgcaccta comes from Glycine soja cultivar W05 chromosome 20, ASM419377v2, whole genome shotgun sequence and encodes:
- the LOC114402681 gene encoding uncharacterized protein LOC114402681; translation: MAYGGAGPVGGSGSASTIKQVKLERESELRIEVGNDAPLRLRLLNGTAEIFGTELPPEIWLNFPPRLKFAVFTWYGATIEMDGATETDYTADETPMVSYVNVHAVLDGRRSRAKASSPDDSGSSQGPRVIVVGPTDSGKSTLSRMLLSWAAKQGWKPTFVDLDIGQGSITIPGCIAATPIEMPIDPVEGIPLEMPLVYYYGHATPSNNVELYKVLVKELAGMIERQFTGNAESRASGMVINTMGWIEGVGYDLLLHAIRTFKANVVLVLGQEKLCSMLKDVLKSEPKVDVVKLQRSGGVVSRNAKVRQKARSYRIREYFYGLSNDLSPHSNIANFSDLFVYRVGGGPQAPRSALPIGAEPAADPTRVVPVNINRDLLHLVLAVSFAKEPDEIISSNVAGFIYVTDVDIQRKKITYLAPSAGELPSKYLIMGSLTCCVRVVIDNLQSEIPFSPLFPMEMDSLPNGNNTAGTPISATATATANPAPPQSSNLPQLTESLKLEHQFLRVPFEHYKKTLRANHRAVEKEMSAVISGVTEAAAADLSPDDAVNHLNSLVCRLQGLKRKLEEGSRAEHLQAQKCRVRLDHLESADAENMSEWNNTRMKRILVDYMLRMSYYDTAVKLAKSSNLQDLVDIDVFQEAKKVIDALQNKDVAPALAWCADNKSRLKKSKSKMEFQLRLQEFIELVRAENNLRAITYARKYLAPWGATHMKELQRVIATLAFKRDTECSTYKVLFEAKQWDYLVDQFKQEFCKLYGMTLEPLLNIYLQAGLSALKTPYCYEDDCTKEDPLSQEAFRTLAMPLPYSKQHHSKLVCYITKELMDTENPPQVLPNGYVYSTKALEEMAKKNNGRIICPRTGLVCSYTELVKAYIS